A genomic segment from Dechloromonas denitrificans encodes:
- a CDS encoding DMT family transporter codes for MPKLLTNPYTLLVLTTLFWSGNMVLGRGIRADVPPMALAFWRWAIALMLVLPLALPHFKAQWPLLKKGWKPVVTLGLLGVGCYNTFAYIALQYTGATNAVLLNSFIPIATIAISWAFLGKHLGRLEGLGVMISLCGALTIVARGDLQVLAHLNLNVGDVWMLGAVLVWAIYTVGLAWRPSGVHPMLMLAAMTSVGLLALCPAYLWEIASGRHINVHLASLASLAYVGIFPSFLGYIFYNRGVAEVGANKASLFIHLMPVFGTLLSAVFLGEIPHWYHYLGIGLIFSGIWLTMKK; via the coding sequence ATGCCCAAACTGCTCACCAATCCCTACACCCTGCTTGTCCTGACCACTTTATTCTGGTCCGGCAACATGGTCCTCGGCCGCGGCATTCGTGCCGACGTCCCGCCCATGGCCCTGGCCTTCTGGCGCTGGGCCATCGCCCTGATGCTGGTCCTGCCGCTGGCCTTGCCGCATTTCAAAGCACAGTGGCCACTGCTCAAAAAAGGCTGGAAACCGGTCGTCACGCTCGGCCTGCTCGGTGTCGGCTGCTACAACACCTTTGCCTACATTGCCTTGCAATACACCGGGGCGACCAATGCGGTGCTGCTCAATTCTTTCATTCCGATTGCCACCATCGCCATTTCCTGGGCCTTTCTCGGCAAACACCTGGGCCGACTCGAAGGGCTGGGCGTGATGATTTCACTGTGCGGTGCGCTGACGATTGTGGCGCGCGGTGATCTGCAGGTTCTCGCACACCTCAACCTCAATGTCGGCGACGTCTGGATGCTTGGTGCCGTGCTGGTCTGGGCGATTTACACCGTCGGCCTGGCCTGGCGTCCGTCGGGCGTTCATCCGATGCTGATGCTTGCCGCGATGACCAGTGTCGGGCTGCTTGCCCTGTGCCCGGCCTACCTCTGGGAAATAGCCAGTGGCCGACACATCAACGTTCACCTCGCTTCACTCGCCTCACTGGCTTACGTCGGCATTTTTCCGAGTTTCCTTGGTTATATTTTCTACAACCGCGGCGTGGCCGAAGTCGGCGCCAACAAGGCCAGCCTGTTCATCCACCTGATGCCGGTTTTCGGCACCCTGCTCTCGGCCGTTTTCCTCGGCGAGATACCGCACTGGTACCACTACCTGGGAATCGGCCTGATTTTCAGCGGTATCTGGCTGACGATGAAAAAATAA
- a CDS encoding alpha/beta fold hydrolase, translating to MKHIVVDGLKLEYRDFPAQDAALPTLMLLHEGLGCVAMWRDFPEKLAKATGCRVIVWSRAGYGGSEPYAEARQWRYMHHEGEKALPALLAALNIERPVLVGHSDGGSIALIFAGAFPEQPLGIAVMAPHEFVEVETLAGISAAKTTWTATDWPNKLARYHADAPRVFSDWNDTWLSPAFRDWNIEAYLPRIACPVLAIQGYDDEYATMRQIDVIAEQVAGAELLKLENCGHSPQRDQEAAVLAALAAFVRRLSGSCR from the coding sequence ATGAAACATATTGTTGTTGATGGCTTGAAGCTGGAATACCGTGATTTTCCGGCGCAGGATGCAGCTTTGCCAACCTTGATGCTGCTGCATGAAGGTCTGGGTTGTGTAGCGATGTGGCGTGATTTTCCCGAGAAACTGGCGAAGGCAACGGGTTGTCGCGTCATCGTCTGGTCGCGGGCCGGCTACGGGGGTTCCGAGCCTTATGCCGAAGCGCGTCAGTGGCGCTACATGCACCACGAAGGCGAGAAGGCTTTACCGGCCTTGCTGGCGGCGCTCAATATCGAGCGACCGGTCCTGGTTGGCCACAGCGATGGCGGCAGCATCGCGCTGATTTTTGCCGGTGCCTTCCCGGAACAGCCGCTCGGTATTGCCGTCATGGCGCCGCATGAATTTGTCGAAGTGGAAACCCTGGCCGGGATTTCGGCCGCAAAAACCACGTGGACCGCGACAGACTGGCCGAACAAGCTGGCGCGTTATCACGCCGATGCGCCGCGTGTCTTCAGTGATTGGAACGATACCTGGCTGTCGCCGGCGTTTCGTGACTGGAACATCGAAGCGTATCTGCCGCGCATTGCCTGCCCGGTACTGGCCATTCAGGGTTACGACGACGAGTATGCAACGATGCGCCAGATTGACGTGATCGCCGAGCAGGTGGCAGGTGCCGAATTGCTCAAGCTGGAAAACTGCGGCCATTCGCCGCAGCGCGATCAGGAGGCGGCGGTGCTGGCCGCACTGGCCGCTTTTGTCCGCCGGCTGAGCGGGTCCTGCCGGTAG
- a CDS encoding zinc-dependent peptidase: protein MGLFDWFRQRRQKIPESLWAATLAAHPFLADLAVDEQKQLKMLAEAFLAEKEFSTAGGLVLSDEICVSIAAQGCLPILKLGLGAYHDWVGIIVYPDEFVVPRQIADEGGIVHEYDDILSGEAWIGGPLVVSWHDVQLAGNGYNVVIHEFAHKLDMLNGEPDGMPALHSGLTAGQWEETFFAAYEDFCRRVENDEETIIDPYASEEPAEFFAVMSESFFELPEVVDREYPALYALLKSYYRQDPLSRRTKAASAASTAAS from the coding sequence ATGGGCCTGTTCGACTGGTTTCGCCAGCGCCGACAGAAGATTCCGGAAAGCCTCTGGGCCGCTACCCTGGCAGCCCACCCTTTTCTGGCCGATCTTGCGGTCGACGAGCAAAAACAGTTAAAAATGCTCGCCGAAGCCTTTCTCGCCGAAAAAGAATTCAGCACGGCCGGCGGCCTGGTCTTGAGCGACGAGATCTGCGTTTCAATTGCAGCACAAGGCTGCCTGCCGATTCTCAAACTCGGCCTCGGGGCTTACCACGACTGGGTCGGCATCATCGTCTATCCCGATGAATTCGTCGTGCCACGCCAGATTGCCGACGAGGGTGGCATCGTGCATGAATACGACGACATCCTCTCCGGAGAAGCCTGGATCGGCGGACCACTGGTTGTTTCCTGGCACGATGTCCAGCTGGCGGGCAACGGCTACAACGTCGTGATTCACGAGTTTGCCCACAAGCTCGACATGCTGAACGGCGAGCCGGACGGCATGCCGGCGCTGCACTCCGGCTTGACCGCCGGGCAGTGGGAAGAAACCTTTTTTGCAGCCTACGAGGATTTCTGCCGGCGCGTCGAGAACGACGAAGAGACGATCATCGACCCCTACGCCAGCGAAGAGCCGGCCGAGTTTTTCGCGGTCATGTCGGAAAGCTTTTTTGAGCTTCCCGAGGTTGTTGACCGCGAATATCCGGCACTTTACGCCTTGCTCAAAAGCTACTACCGGCAGGACCCGCTCAGCCGGCGGACAAAAGCGGCCAGTGCGGCCAGCACCGCCGCCTCCTGA
- a CDS encoding alpha/beta fold hydrolase, with the protein MQFTQRSVQCISPSGLHRMAYTEWGERDNPRVLLCVHGLTRNARDFDRLAEAMSSHYRVICPDVVGRGRSGRLRNPAGYGIPQYAADMVTLIARLNVETVDWVGTSMGGLIGMALASQEGSPIRKLLLNDVGPVITVESLKRIGSYVGTDPTWAGFDEALAFVKAISAPFGALSEAQWYALTESSVAQRADGRWGFVYDPQIAAPFKAAFGDQDIDLWPVYEQIVCPTLVLRGADSDLLTRETWQAMGLRGPRARLAEIQGVGHAPMFMTEEQISIARDFLLSV; encoded by the coding sequence ATGCAATTCACTCAACGCAGCGTGCAATGCATCAGCCCGTCCGGTTTGCACCGGATGGCTTATACCGAATGGGGCGAACGCGATAATCCCCGCGTGTTGCTTTGCGTTCATGGTTTGACGCGCAATGCGCGCGATTTCGACCGGCTGGCCGAAGCCATGTCCAGCCATTACCGGGTGATTTGTCCGGATGTTGTCGGGCGTGGTCGCAGCGGTCGTTTGCGCAATCCGGCCGGTTACGGCATTCCGCAGTACGCGGCCGACATGGTGACGCTGATTGCACGACTCAATGTCGAGACGGTCGATTGGGTCGGTACCTCGATGGGCGGCTTGATCGGCATGGCGCTGGCCAGCCAGGAAGGCTCGCCAATCCGAAAACTGCTGCTCAACGATGTCGGGCCGGTGATTACCGTCGAGTCGCTCAAGCGGATTGGCAGCTATGTCGGCACTGATCCCACCTGGGCGGGTTTCGACGAAGCGCTGGCTTTTGTCAAAGCGATCAGCGCGCCGTTTGGGGCGCTGAGCGAGGCCCAGTGGTACGCATTGACCGAAAGCAGTGTCGCGCAGCGGGCTGACGGGCGCTGGGGCTTTGTCTACGATCCGCAGATCGCCGCACCGTTCAAGGCTGCTTTTGGCGATCAGGATATCGATCTATGGCCGGTCTACGAGCAAATCGTTTGTCCAACGCTGGTCTTGCGTGGCGCCGACTCCGATTTGTTAACGCGCGAAACCTGGCAGGCGATGGGATTGCGCGGTCCACGGGCCAGACTGGCCGAAATTCAAGGGGTCGGCCATGCGCCGATGTTCATGACGGAAGAGCAGATTTCGATTGCTCGCGACTTTTTACTCAGCGTATGA